In the genome of Hevea brasiliensis isolate MT/VB/25A 57/8 chromosome 14, ASM3005281v1, whole genome shotgun sequence, the window AGTCAATCGAAACAGAAGACAAAAAGGCGTGATGGGTATGTCTCTGTATGGATTAATTGTTTTTCTGTTAATGCGAAGTATATGAAATTTTCCTCCACTGTTTGTTGTGACAGTAACTCAAGAAGAGGGAGAAGTCAACAAGTCAAGAGGATCCTTGCTTAGTTGTATTTTAGGAGGGAACAGTTAAGGAGTTTGTTTGTAATTTGTTACTGAAGTTAGCACTTGTTACAACCATAAACTCGATGTACTAGTAAGCATAAATAATGTACAAATCTTGGATTAGGAATTATCTGATCAATAATACAATcatttactctctctctctctctctctctctctctctctctcttcttctctttctttattCTTTCTTTCTTCTATTCTTCTGTTACTCATGTTGCTACTCTGTGATTGAAGGAGTTGCTGGTCTGAGATCCACCGTCAGGTCTTGAGAAGTCTATGAGACCAATTCCTGACATTTTGGTATCAAAGCATCAAGATTCTGAGGTCTCTCAAGATTCCACTATAGCTGAGTTGATCAAGCTGGCAAGGAAGGCTAAGCAGAATATGGCGATCGAAAAACCTAGATTGCAGAATCTGGAGGAGCAAATGCAATCACAGAATCAGAAAATCCAAGATTTGAGTGCAGGGCTGCATAGAATGGAAGAAATGATGAGCCATAGAATGGAGGAGATGATGAGTCAAATGATGGAATTGATGAAGCCGTCGCAAGGGAAAGGTAAGGAACCTGTGGTCCCTGAAACTCAATCTAATGTGAATGGAACTAGGGTCAATCCTATTGAAATTGGAGCAAATAGTAATGAAGGAAGGGGTATTTTGCCGCTGCCGAAGGggaaagaaaatggggattctggtAATAGTTCTCAAGGGCATAAGAGTTCTTGTAATTTGAGGAATTCTGTGATGAAATTGAAGGTAGATGTTCCCCAATTTGATGGTGGTAATCTGAGAGGATGGGTAAGAAAATGCCAGAAATATTTCCAAGTTTATGATGTGAGTGAGGAACAAAAAGTGGAAGTAGCTTCTTTATTTTTGGGGGAAAAAGCTGACATTTGGTTCCAAGGTTGGCAAGTCAGTAGACCAACTGCATCTTGGAGTGAAtttgcagaagagttatgcaagaGATTTGGGAAGTTGACTGTAACTGATGTAGTTGAGGAGTTTAACAAGTTAAATCAAGAAGGTTCAGTATTGGATTATCAGGAGAAGTTTGAGGAGCTTAAGGCTTTAATGTTGAAGTATAATCCAAGTCTATCCGAACCTTATTTTATCTCTAGTTTCATCAGCGGGTTGAGTGAGGAATTGAGACCTGTAATAAAAATGTTTAGACCTGAATCATTGTTGCAAGCCTTTGAACAAGCAAAATTGCAAGAGCAATCCATTGAggctattttgagaaaacaaaagCCATATATTAGGCCATACTTCAATTCCTACAACACAAGAAATGCTCAGTTTAGAAATGCCAATCCCACATGTAAACCTAATTTCTCTACTGCAAACCCAAGTTCTTCTTTCTCTAAACCAATCTCTGTTGCTGAATTGGAGAAACCATCCTCAAAGTTTATTAACTCTGACTTGAAAAAGGGTAATAATAGTTGTTTTAAATGTGGAGACAGGTATTACCCTGGTCATCAATGTAAGACTCAACAAATATTAGCATTGCAGGCTGATGAAGAGGGATTGGAAGAAGTGGGGAATATGGGGGGAGAGGAGGTTGAGATCTCCATGCATGCCTTAGATGGCAGTATTTCTCCTAATACATTGAAGATTAGAGGGAAGATAGACAAGCAGTCAATTGTCATATTAATTGACAGTGGAAGCATACATAGTTTCCTGGATTATAAAATTGCTAAAGAGTTGGGATGTAGGATGGTAAAAGCCCCTCCACTTTCTGTGACAGTAGCAAATGGTCACAAGATGGTTAGTAGATTCAAGTGTGTTGGGTTTTAGTGGAATATGCAGGGTCATTCCTTCTTTTTCAACATAAGATTGTTGGATTTGGGTGGTTATAACATGGTACTTGGAGTGGATTGGATGAGGTCTTATAGTCCAATCACTTTCGATTTTCAAAACCTAAAAGTTTCATTTCAAAAGGAAGGGAAGCAAATTGACCTTATTGGGGTGactgagaaaggttcataaaaactGATGACAAGGAGGCAATTACAGAAATTGTTCAGGAGGGACTTTCTGGTATGTTCACTCATTTATTTTCTTTGCATGCTGTTGCTGTCAATGATGAACATGTTGAATCTAAGAGTGATGTTCCACCTGAACTACAATTTTTATTAGACAACTATACAGACCTGTTTAAAGACCCTACGCAATTACCACCTTATAGGGATTATAACCATTCTATCCAACTCAAACCTAACTCCAAAATTGTAAATCTCAGACCTTATAGATACAACCATTTTCAGAAAAATGAAATTGAGAAGCAAGTGAAAGAAATGTTACAAACAGGAGTCATTCAACCTAGCCACGGTCCTTTTGCCTCTCCTATTTTGTTAGTTAAAAAAAAAGACAACACTTGGAAGGTtctgcatagactacagacaactTAATGATGCCACCATTAAAAACAAATTCCTAATTCCAATTATAGATGACTTGTTGGATGAATTGAATGGTGCCACCattttttccaaaattgatttgaaagCTAGGTATCACCAAATTAGGATGGCTGAGCCAGACACCCCTAAAACTGCAATTCGAACACACCAGGGCCACTATAAATTTAAGGTTACGCCTTTTGGGTTGACCAATACCCCAGCAACATTCCAATCCTTGATGAACCATATCTTTGCTCCTTATTTGAGAAAATTTGTTCTCGTTTTCTTTGATGATATACTTGTCTATGGTAAATCATTTCAGGATCATTTGGAACATCTTTCCTTAGTTTTTGACATACTGAGACAACAACAACTCTTTGCCAAAAAATCTAAATGCTCTTTTGCAGTAAGGGAAGTAGAGTATTTAGGACATATTATCAGTGGGGCAGGGGTGCATACTGACCCTAAAAAGATTGAAGCTATGATTAAATGGCCTAGGCCTACCTCATTGAAGTCCTTGAGGGGTTTTTTGGGCCTTACAGGATATTATAGAAATTTGTCAAAAGTAATGGGGCTATTACTAAACCATCGAAAAATTTATTGAAGAAAAATTCTTTTTGTTGGAATGAAGAAGCTGAGGTAGCTTTTAATGAATTGAAGCAACTGATGTCTTCTGCCCCAGTTTTGGCATTGCCTAATTTCACCCAACCATTTGTTTTGGAGACCGATGCTAGTCATATAGGGTTGGGAGCAGTTTTGATGCAAAATGGGAGTCCAACTGCATATTTGAGCAAGTCCTTGGGAGTAAAAAACCAAGGGTTATCCATATATGAGAAAGAACTCTTAGCTGTAATTGTGGCAGTGACTAAATGGAGATATTATTTGGAAAATGCTCACTTTATTATTAACACTGACCATGAGAGTCTTAAGTTTTTGTTGCAGCAAAGGCTTCATACTTATGTGCAGCAAAAAGGCATAATGAAGTTGCTGGGATTGGATTATTCAATCAATTACAGGTCTAGGCATGAAAACAAGGCTGCTGATGCCTTATCTAGATATGCCTTGACTGATCAGCAAGGAGAATTGCAAGCCATTTCTGTTGTGGTGCCAGTGTGGCAGCAAGAAGTCAGTAATAGTTATGTGGTTGATCAATTGGCTCAAGCCCTTATTACTGCACTTACAATAGATCCTCATTCTAAGCCACATTATCAATATAAAGCAAGGTTGTTCCGATACAAGGGCAAGGTATATATTGGTGACTCTTTTGAGCTCCAACAGAGACTTATTTCTACTGCTCATGATTCTCCAATTGGGGGACATTCGGGTATCAAGGTGACTTATCACAGGTTGTCTCAATTGTTCTATTGGCCTAAAATGTTGCAGCAGGTGGAGAGATGGATTATGAGTTGTGACGTATGTCAACGATGCAAAGGTGAATCATTGCCCTACCCTGGGTTATTGCAGCCACTATCCATCCCATCTCATGCATGGTCATgtatttctatggattttataGATCAGTTGCCTAAATCTGAAGGTAAAGATGTCATCATGATGGTTGTTGACAGGTTCACCAAAGTTGCTCACTTTATAGCCCTTGCACATCCTTATTCAGCTGAGAAAATAGCCAAGATATTCTTGGATAACATTTTCAAGTTGCATGGGGTTCCTACAAGCATGGTGAGTGATAGAGATAAGGTCTTCACCAATCTTTTCTGGCAACAATTGTTTAAGGCTTTGGGAACTAAATTGCACATGAGTACAGCCTACCATCCTCAGTCAGATGGCCAGACTGAAAGACTCAATAGATGCTTGGAAAATTATCTTAGATGCATGACTTTTCAGCATCCTTATAAATGGAGTTCATGGCTAAGTTTAGCTGAATGGTGGTACAATTCTAGCTTTCATTCCAGCATCAAAATGTCTCCTTTCCAGGCCTTATACGGATATCCACCACCCATTTTTAATATAGCAAAACCTGCTGCAATTTTAGTAGCTAAAGTGGAGGATTTACTAGTAGAAAAACAACAATTGGCAAATGCGTTGAGAGAAAATTTATTGATTGCTCAAAATCGAATGAAACATTATGCCAATTTGAAGAGAACTGAGAGAGAGTTTAATGTTGGGGATTGGGTGTTTCTGAAGTTGCAACCTTATAAACAACTATTAATGGCAGTTAGGAAATGTGTGAAATTGTCTCGCAAGTATTATGGTCCATTTTTAGTTTTGCAAAGAATTGGATCAGTTGCTTATAAATTGAAATTACTTGCGGATTCCTCCATACATGATGTTTTTCATGTGTCACTATTGAAGAAGAAGGTGGGAGCAGATCAATTTCTTCATAGTTCCTTACCTAAGTTCAACAAACAGGGGCTATGGAAGGGTCCTGTGGCAATTTTGAATAAGAGGACTATTCAAAAGGATGGCAAAGATGTGGAGCAAGTGTTGGTGCAATGGGATACCTTGTCAATTCAAGAATCAACTTGGGAGGATAAGAATTTTATTTCACAACAATTTCCTCAGATCATTCTTGAGGACAAGAAAGCTGTTGCGGAGGGAGGTAATGTTGTGACAGTAACTCAAGAAGAGGGAGAAGTCAACAAGTCAAGAGGATCCTTGCTGAGTTGTATTTTAGGAGGGAACAGTTAAGGAGTTTGTTTGTAATTTGTTACTGAAGTTAGCACTTGTTACAACCATAAACTCAATGTACTAGCAAGCATAAATACTGTACAAATCTTGGATTAGGAATTATCTAATCAATAATACAATcatttactctctctctctctctctctctctctctctccttcttcttcctcacatctttttctctttctttattCTTTCTTTCTTCTATTCTTCTGTTACTCATGTTGCTACTCTGTGATTGAAGGAGTTGCTGGTCTGAGATCCACCGTCAGGTCTTGAGAACTCTATGAGACCAATTCTTGACACTGTTCTACACATATTTTGggaattcttgaaattaaatgGTAATTCCCGGATTCTGAATATCCAACTTTTAGACGTCTCATTGGGGttatttggtaaatctacattGGCAGCAGATGAATCCAGCAGGAAATGATGAATGGTCATACAAGTAGCAGAGGACAATTTTTTCATCTTTCTTTTGTTGTTTTCATGCTCAATTTTCTGCTGGTCCTGTGAGATATTTTGGATGATTAAATCTTATAGTTGTGAAATTTATTCAGTGTAGTCCAGTTGTTAACTGGTGTTAATAAACTTGGATAAAATCTAATGTAAACATCAAACAGACTCCATGTGGCCCATGTGTCAGTGCACCCTGCTTTTGCTTTGTTCTCACATGTTAGACAGTGTCTTAGATTGCATAAAATGTTGTATCATAATCTTTCTTCGCTTTAAATGACATAGCTAGTTCTAATTTGCAGAAAGCGCCATAACTTGATTGCCTATGCGCCGTATGTGTTCTAAAGCGCCGTAGAAGAGAGCGTGAGGAGAATGCTGGACTTGCTAGCGGTAAGATTGGAGGCGCTGATAACAAACATGCTCATGAGTTGAAGCAAGAGGTGTGTCTATATTTTTTTACTAATGAATGGTATCCATATTCAAACTTCGTTGATCAAGTAGATATTAAGTTTGTCATAACCAATCCACCATTTCATGTTATATAACTAACAAGTAAaatctatttaatttatattgtaaTATCTTAACTCTCTTGAGATACATAAATAACTAACAAGGAAAATTCATAAATATTATTCTAGAtccaaaatttaaagaaatagaaagaaaactttgaaaataaagaaaactaaAATTAACCTACTTTGGACTGCACCCGAAGGCTGCCTacgtacctccattacaaaatgAATGGAGGATCAGGTCAATCACTTATAATTGACATTTCTACTTTATACTTTCTTATTATCAATTCTATTGCAAAAATTTTAACCATTTCCAATTCTTGCCAAAAATTCAACAACATCTTCCTTGTTGTAAAATGGACATTTTCCTTATTCAAACGCAAATTTCAACAAACAATTTTCAATTGAGACAAGCGCCCATCCAAAGTTTCacacacataataataataataataataataataataataatacaaagaTAGATAGGTAAAATCCATTCTCtaactcattttattttattttccccTCTAGCATCACAAAGAATGCCTAAAATATTAGCATATGGTTCGACCTACCACATCGTAATTTCTAAATTATGAATATGGTAGTGTGTCATTTAATCAACCTCAATTCCAACCTCACAGCCAAAgttgatttaataataataaaatagataTTTGACTCCAAATCCAGAATGATTACATATGCACCAACTATAATAACACCACTTTCAAGAATTTTATGTATCATTCAATTAACTAGAATTTCATATATACAGCCCAAAAAGAAAatcacaaagcaatattcaagaataaaattttaattatatttcacTTACCCTTGGAGAAATAAGGCTCGGATTATTGTTATATTTAAATACACAAATTTTACCTAGTTTTAGCAAACATAATTTAGGTAAGctcgtaaacaagacactagtggAAGACACTAGTCCCCTTGTTGAGCTTAGCAAATATATGTAATTTAAATTGTTGTAAGTATTAAATCTTGAAGGTCCTATGGAGATACAAAGCTGAATGAAttggaaaaaatatatatatatatatatatatatatatatatatatatatatatatataaacaaatgcAAGTAGTTGTTAAatcattttttttcattattattataaagTGGCAGATTAAACAGGCTTAGAAAATAAATCTTGTTCCACCTCAAAATCTCTTTTAATGCATAAATTCCTCCACCTAGCCTAACTCTTCACATATAGGTCATTGATAGATATTGCATTATCAGCCGAGTAACAAGTtttgtttttaaaaaaaaatcatcaatccCCAATTTCTCATACTAAAATTTCATACTCTACTAATTGATTGATTAGTTAGACACAAATCATGTCATCTTTTTAACATTTCAATAGCATGAAAGAATGAGTAACAATTCTAATGACTTATTAATTTAATTGAGCTATTATACTCGGGCATCAATACCTAATCTAGTTTAACTAATGCTTCAACAAATGAAAACggaaaaatacaagaaagaaaTATAAACTGGTTACTGCTGGTGTCTGTGCTTCGCTTATCTCCAACAAATAGACTATCTAGTGATGGTGCTGAAAATAAGGCTCTGTTTGGATGAGAGTGAGGGGAGGGTAAATAAAGGTAAGGAGGGTAAGTAATTATTATAACTCTGTTTGGAAAAGAGTGGACATAGTAAGAGTAAGTAAGGATAAGGCTTACCCTCTTTTACCCctcaaattataatttttctcaTACCCCAAATTGGGGTGTAAGCAGAGTAGGTGAgagatgaaaattattttattttttattttcctattgtgtctttaaaaaaaattttttattaaaaaataaatctaGTTTACCAATACAAATAAATGTTTTCTCTCTCAAATGGTCGTATTTAATCTCTTCGCTCTAGTGGATTTTGAATTCTTCCAGAAAAAATGTtagttttatttttctatttaatttcaGTTATTAAATCATTCATTCTTTCAATAGTTTGCTACAGTTATTATGCTCATAttgtcaactttttttttttgctaaataATTCATTCTTTATTCAATCATTTTTTGTATTATTTTGTAGATATCTAAGTTGAATGTTGAAATAGTACATGTCATAGTCTTACATAAAAAGACAATCGAAAATGTAAATTATAGGTCactaaactaaaaataaaatgccttaattttttaaataatttattctttATACAATGCTTGATTGTATTATTTTATAGATATCTAAGTTGAATATTGAAATTGTACATGCTATGGTCTGACataaaaagataataaaaaatacaaattatAGGCCactaaactaaaaataaaatgccttaatttacatattaaaaaaaataaagaataaattttatctaatagaaaaatgtatttttataattttaacaattatttaccCCTCTTTCACCTCTTTCCAAATATAAAGAATATACATTATCTCTCCTTACCTTTCCATTAATTCACCTCTTTCCaaacatgaaatttttttttttattataacccTTCTTACCCTTCTCTCTCCTTACCCTCCCTTACCTTCCCATTAATACCCTTCCCTCACCCCATCCAAACAAAGCTAAGAGGCTCAACAGACCTTAATGGCAGCCTCCACATGTTGAATTTCATTGAAGCTTCATGAATTTGGAACCTTCAAGTTCTGTTCCCAAAT includes:
- the LOC131173400 gene encoding uncharacterized protein LOC131173400, producing MRPIPDILVSKHQDSEVSQDSTIAELIKLARKAKQNMAIEKPRLQNLEEQMQSQNQKIQDLSAGLHRMEEMMSHRMEEMMSQMMELMKPSQGKGKEPVVPETQSNVNGTRVNPIEIGANSNEGRGILPLPKGKENGDSGNSSQGHKSSCNLRNSVMKLKVDVPQFDGGNLRGWVRKCQKYFQVYDVSEEQKVEVASLFLGEKADIWFQGWQVSRPTASWSEFAEELCKRFGKLTVTDVVEEFNKLNQEGSVLDYQEKFEELKALMLKYNPSLSEPYFISSFISGLSEELRPVIKMFRPESLLQAFEQAKLQEQSIEAILRKQKPYIRPYFNSYNTRNAQFRNANPTCKPNFSTANPSSSFSKPISVAELEKPSSKFINSDLKKGNNSCFKCGDRYYPGHQCKTQQILALQADEEGLEEVGNMGGEEVEISMHALDGSISPNTLKIRGKIDKQSIVILIDSGSIHSFLDYKIAKELGCRMVKAPPLSVTVANGHKMVSRFKCVGF